A window of the Acidimicrobiales bacterium genome harbors these coding sequences:
- a CDS encoding glycoside hydrolase family 16 protein: MGQGLAYGAFAVLAAAGTIAALAAGGPTVVSAIEPGPAPSAPSTAPPPATTATTSSLVRPPTSVPLAETTRSSTPEPTTTSGPPDGWRLVWSDEFEVFDASKWSVEHSTYGHGNGELQCYQASNVVVNDGLLRLIATDTPTVCPRNEARNYTSGMVRSSGLADWTYGRFEVRARFPSGSGLWPAAWLSPTDSVYGAWPRSGELDIVEALGHADDRVVGSLHWMGPKGHELANREYFLPHGTGFNDDFHTFAVVWEPDRIVWFVDDVEYHRVDAWPSTVGPAPAPFDQPFYLKLNLAVGGGAAGLPDDSTSFPATYEIDWIRVYQR; encoded by the coding sequence ATGGGACAAGGCCTTGCATATGGCGCGTTCGCAGTGTTGGCAGCCGCCGGCACCATCGCCGCGCTCGCCGCCGGCGGCCCCACGGTGGTCTCGGCCATCGAGCCGGGCCCTGCGCCGTCGGCTCCCTCGACCGCCCCACCACCAGCGACGACGGCCACGACCTCCAGCCTGGTCCGCCCGCCGACCTCGGTCCCGCTCGCCGAAACCACGAGGTCGTCGACGCCGGAGCCGACAACGACCTCCGGCCCACCCGACGGTTGGCGGCTCGTGTGGTCGGATGAGTTCGAGGTGTTCGACGCCTCGAAGTGGAGCGTCGAACACTCGACCTATGGCCACGGCAACGGCGAGCTCCAGTGCTACCAAGCGTCGAACGTCGTGGTGAACGACGGCCTGCTTCGCCTGATCGCCACTGACACGCCCACCGTCTGTCCTCGCAACGAGGCGCGGAACTACACCTCGGGCATGGTCCGTTCATCCGGCCTCGCCGACTGGACCTACGGACGGTTCGAGGTTCGAGCCCGATTCCCTTCCGGCAGCGGCCTCTGGCCTGCGGCGTGGCTCAGCCCGACCGACAGTGTGTACGGCGCCTGGCCCCGCAGCGGGGAACTCGACATCGTCGAAGCGCTCGGCCACGCCGACGACCGGGTGGTCGGATCCTTGCACTGGATGGGACCGAAAGGCCACGAACTCGCCAACCGCGAATACTTCCTGCCCCACGGCACCGGCTTCAACGACGACTTCCACACGTTCGCCGTGGTGTGGGAGCCCGATCGGATCGTCTGGTTCGTCGACGACGTCGAGTATCACCGGGTCGACGCGTGGCCGTCGACGGTCGGTCCCGCGCCGGCACCGTTCGACCAGCCGTTCTATCTCAAGCTCAATCTGGCGGTCGGGGGCGGTGCCGCCGGTCTCCCCGACGACTCGACCAGCTTCCCCGCGACCTACGAGATCGACTGGATCCGGGTCTACCAGCGGTAA
- a CDS encoding alpha/beta hydrolase, protein MTFVDDESKGLAWRQTGDPANPAVLFLHGLGGSRTAWDTVLSELSDRWFCVAWDLPGYGRSEPIEPLSFAAIADAAARLLDLLTIDRVVVVGLSFGGQQAQHLALGHPDRVEALILADTSAVFGADGTDVEEWKRLRLDPLDRGVTPAMMAEAVIDAITAAGFDGSERERAIEAFGRIPSAGLRAAVECLPTHDTRDRLADIVAPTLVIVGELDTETPRAYSEFLADSIPDTRLMVLPGVGHLTPSEAPKAFAAAVRDFLQSLDGSADARRRDQWNGR, encoded by the coding sequence ATGACGTTCGTCGATGATGAGTCCAAGGGCCTGGCCTGGCGCCAGACCGGTGACCCGGCCAACCCGGCGGTGCTGTTCCTCCACGGTCTCGGAGGAAGCCGTACTGCCTGGGACACCGTGCTGAGCGAGTTGAGCGATCGCTGGTTCTGCGTGGCGTGGGACCTTCCCGGCTACGGTCGGTCCGAGCCGATCGAGCCGCTCTCGTTCGCTGCGATCGCCGATGCCGCTGCTCGGCTGCTCGACCTCCTCACGATCGATCGAGTCGTCGTCGTCGGGCTGTCATTCGGGGGCCAGCAGGCACAGCACCTTGCGCTCGGGCACCCCGATCGGGTCGAGGCGCTCATCCTGGCGGACACCAGCGCCGTCTTCGGTGCCGACGGCACCGATGTCGAGGAGTGGAAGCGGCTTCGTCTCGACCCCCTCGATCGCGGCGTGACGCCGGCGATGATGGCCGAAGCGGTCATCGACGCCATCACGGCCGCAGGCTTCGACGGCAGCGAGCGGGAGCGGGCCATCGAGGCGTTCGGCCGCATCCCGAGTGCCGGACTGCGCGCCGCCGTCGAGTGCCTGCCGACGCACGACACTCGCGACCGCCTGGCCGACATCGTGGCGCCGACCCTCGTGATCGTGGGAGAACTCGACACCGAGACGCCGCGTGCGTACAGCGAGTTCCTGGCCGACTCGATTCCGGACACCCGGTTGATGGTGCTCCCGGGCGTCGGCCACCTCACGCCTAGCGAAGCTCCGAAGGCGTTCGCCGCTGCCGTGCGCGACTTCCTCCAGTCGCTCGACGGTAGTGCCGACGCTCGTCGGCGGGATCAGTGGAACGGCAGGTAG
- a CDS encoding glutamine synthetase family protein, whose product MTNFARYRVLWPDHLGLARGKYLPARVADRGTAFCVGTFLLGYDREIYEVECGMDPTGFPDVDARYDIGDARAGWEPGTGVLVTDLTKDGALYPVAARTALRKAIADWKALGYTAKVGIELEAYIMEPDGNGGWQPFNTPSAFVYGTGPFTDPTGLIDELMLAAEASNLPVETFNSEFDFPQFELTLEYGNALEAIDNIFLFKELARETALAHGLLLTFIDKPITDKSGSGVHINFSMTDDDGNNAFVDTSTHDGLSNLARQCIAGLLAHHEGMSALLAPTVNSHKRLRPGGLAGYWANWGYDHRVAAVRIPPHRGSATRIEQRTGGGTANPYIATAAVLQAALLGVTNDLPCPEPETGDGFESINTERHVPDSMSAGLDALEADTELSTAIGQALVDNFVGIKRHEWDSYVAATPDWETKLDDVTPWELDTYLPFH is encoded by the coding sequence ATGACCAACTTCGCTCGCTATCGGGTGCTCTGGCCCGACCACCTCGGCCTCGCCCGCGGCAAGTACCTCCCGGCTCGTGTCGCCGATCGTGGGACCGCCTTCTGCGTGGGCACCTTCCTGCTGGGCTACGACCGTGAGATCTACGAGGTCGAGTGCGGGATGGATCCGACCGGCTTCCCTGATGTCGACGCCCGCTACGACATCGGCGACGCTCGCGCCGGATGGGAGCCGGGAACCGGCGTCCTCGTCACCGACCTCACCAAGGACGGGGCGCTCTATCCCGTCGCCGCCCGCACCGCTCTGCGCAAGGCCATCGCCGACTGGAAGGCCCTCGGCTACACCGCGAAGGTCGGCATCGAGCTCGAGGCCTACATCATGGAGCCCGACGGCAACGGCGGCTGGCAGCCCTTCAACACGCCGTCGGCGTTCGTCTACGGCACCGGCCCCTTCACGGATCCGACCGGACTGATCGACGAGTTGATGCTCGCCGCCGAAGCCAGCAACCTCCCGGTCGAGACGTTCAACTCCGAGTTCGACTTCCCCCAGTTCGAGCTCACACTCGAATACGGCAACGCGCTCGAAGCCATCGACAACATCTTCCTGTTCAAGGAGTTGGCCCGGGAAACGGCGCTGGCCCACGGCCTGCTGCTCACGTTCATCGACAAACCGATCACCGACAAGAGCGGCTCGGGCGTCCACATCAACTTCTCGATGACCGACGACGACGGCAACAACGCCTTCGTCGACACCTCGACCCACGACGGCCTGTCGAACCTCGCCCGCCAGTGCATCGCCGGACTGCTCGCCCATCACGAGGGGATGTCGGCACTCCTCGCCCCGACCGTGAACTCACACAAGCGTCTCCGACCGGGCGGGCTTGCCGGCTATTGGGCCAACTGGGGCTACGACCATCGTGTGGCGGCGGTTCGCATTCCTCCTCACCGGGGATCGGCCACCCGGATCGAGCAGCGCACCGGCGGCGGCACCGCCAATCCCTACATCGCAACGGCCGCCGTACTCCAGGCCGCGTTGCTCGGCGTCACCAACGATCTGCCGTGTCCCGAACCCGAGACCGGCGACGGCTTCGAGTCGATCAACACCGAGCGCCACGTTCCCGATTCGATGTCGGCAGGCCTCGACGCGCTCGAGGCCGACACCGAGCTGAGCACCGCCATCGGTCAAGCGTTGGTCGACAATTTCGTCGGTATCAAGCGGCACGAGTGGGACAGCTATGTCGCGGCAACGCCCGATTGGGAGACCAAGCTCGACGACGTGACGCCGTGGGAGCTCGACACCTACCTGCCGTTCCACTGA
- a CDS encoding acyl-CoA dehydrogenase family protein, whose protein sequence is MIKTSRQLELVAKMAELGPVFERRASDYDRDASFPYENFDDLAAAGFLKLCIPERFGGLGADFATYALVSEELGRHCGSTALTFNMHTATCLLTGPIADALELSPDDRAWLDDKRSVMFADICENGTIHAQPFSEGLSAGATTGIATTATPVEGGYRVNGRKIFASLSEAAGMHNAIVVVPGDDRVRFMGIPGDAEGLSIVGDWDPLGMRGTVSKTLIFDDVFVPAANEWLPPGMFDQMAEQFPYFYMTLSFAYLGIMQATIDFTRDYLRGDGTSSARAEHPQKQALWAQMNLRHQQAQALTYRVLEEAGACPTREQIHRAWAAMVTTMEGAPEIASMAMRACGGRSLLRPLPLERLFRDARCGATMLPWSVEVCLDRLGQYALVGDPDAADTKAGHAAVHS, encoded by the coding sequence ATGATCAAGACGAGCCGACAGCTGGAACTGGTGGCCAAGATGGCCGAGCTCGGGCCGGTGTTCGAGCGACGGGCAAGCGACTACGACCGGGATGCGTCGTTCCCCTACGAGAACTTCGACGACCTCGCCGCTGCCGGCTTCCTCAAGCTCTGCATCCCCGAACGTTTCGGCGGACTCGGCGCCGACTTCGCCACCTACGCCCTGGTGTCGGAAGAACTCGGCCGTCACTGTGGCTCGACCGCCCTCACGTTCAACATGCACACCGCCACCTGCCTCCTCACCGGACCCATTGCCGACGCACTCGAGCTCAGCCCCGACGACCGGGCCTGGCTCGACGACAAGCGCAGCGTCATGTTCGCCGACATCTGCGAGAACGGGACCATCCACGCTCAGCCGTTCTCCGAGGGCCTCAGCGCCGGTGCCACCACCGGCATCGCCACCACCGCCACCCCGGTCGAGGGTGGCTACCGCGTCAACGGTCGCAAGATCTTCGCCTCGCTGTCGGAAGCCGCAGGCATGCACAACGCGATCGTGGTGGTGCCCGGCGACGACCGGGTTCGCTTCATGGGCATTCCCGGTGATGCCGAGGGTCTGTCGATCGTCGGCGACTGGGATCCGCTCGGCATGCGCGGCACGGTGTCCAAGACGCTGATCTTCGACGACGTCTTCGTGCCGGCTGCCAACGAGTGGCTCCCTCCGGGCATGTTCGATCAGATGGCCGAGCAGTTCCCCTACTTCTACATGACCCTGTCGTTCGCCTACCTCGGCATCATGCAGGCAACGATCGACTTCACCCGTGACTATCTGCGGGGCGACGGCACCAGCTCTGCCCGGGCCGAGCACCCGCAGAAGCAGGCACTCTGGGCACAGATGAACCTGCGGCATCAGCAGGCGCAGGCGCTCACGTACCGTGTCCTCGAAGAAGCCGGCGCCTGTCCGACACGCGAGCAGATCCACCGAGCCTGGGCGGCCATGGTCACGACGATGGAGGGCGCACCGGAGATCGCCTCGATGGCGATGCGGGCGTGCGGCGGACGCTCCCTGCTCCGCCCTCTCCCCCTCGAGCGGCTGTTCCGCGACGCCCGCTGCGGAGCCACCATGCTCCCGTGGAGCGTGGAAGTCTGCCTCGACCGCCTCGGCCAGTACGCACTCGTCGGCGATCCCGACGCCGCCGACACCAAGGCCGGTCACGCTGCGGTGCACTCGTGA